The Flavobacterium piscisymbiosum genome includes a region encoding these proteins:
- a CDS encoding response regulator, which produces MRTNSEIIIIEDDEDDRMLLKDIFESLNYPNKITFIEDPMDAVSYLADPVVNPFIIFSDINMPKINGFELREEILSDEIVSIKCVPYIFLSTSKSPENVLKAYHCKAQGYFKKESDFSIFKTVIQNIMEYWSKSLTPTNSLL; this is translated from the coding sequence ATGAGAACAAACAGCGAAATAATAATAATTGAGGACGATGAAGACGACAGAATGCTTCTTAAAGATATTTTTGAAAGTTTGAACTACCCTAATAAAATAACCTTTATAGAAGATCCGATGGATGCAGTCTCTTATTTAGCAGATCCTGTGGTGAATCCATTCATAATATTTTCTGACATCAACATGCCTAAGATAAATGGATTTGAATTGCGAGAGGAGATTCTGTCCGATGAGATAGTAAGCATAAAATGTGTACCTTATATCTTTCTCTCAACATCCAAAAGTCCCGAAAATGTTCTTAAAGCATACCATTGTAAGGCACAAGGCTACTTCAAAAAAGAATCTGACTTCTCTATTTTCAAAACCGTAATCCAAAACATAATGGAATATTGGAGTAAAAGTTTGACTCCAACTAACTCTCTATTATAA
- a CDS encoding relaxase/mobilization nuclease domain-containing protein: MIGRVSIGSSFYHCISYCLEDKKELSQEKKLALAMQDRLQHKDRAEVLEYNKCFGNKYELTQQFKDVRRLSRRVEKPMLHLTLRLAPNETLTIEQLRYVGRECAKEFGIADNQYICVLHKDTKEKHIHIVANRVSFDGKVANDSNSYKRMSELCRRLERKYGLQEVLSPRAFQSPKDRLLPRHDNRKEKLKVDIRQTLKYANSYLEFERQIKELGYKVLKGRGISFIDDKKVKIKGSEVGFSLMKIEKILHQKQQYAMKNAGEEKNYDRDSQSISKSFNTEKPNKEKQSYSLDRSGEIVIKEVLGVIGQLINSEYEPDYIDPELQRVPQKKKKKSALRR; this comes from the coding sequence ATGATAGGACGTGTAAGCATTGGTAGCTCGTTCTACCATTGTATTAGCTACTGTTTGGAAGATAAAAAAGAATTGTCACAAGAGAAAAAACTCGCACTTGCAATGCAAGACCGTTTGCAGCATAAAGATCGAGCAGAAGTATTGGAATATAATAAATGCTTCGGTAACAAGTATGAGCTTACACAGCAGTTTAAAGATGTTAGAAGATTAAGTAGGCGTGTTGAAAAACCAATGTTGCATTTGACCTTACGTTTAGCCCCAAATGAGACATTGACTATAGAACAATTGAGATATGTTGGACGAGAATGTGCCAAGGAGTTTGGTATAGCAGACAACCAATACATCTGCGTACTACATAAGGATACTAAAGAGAAGCATATTCATATAGTAGCCAATCGAGTAAGTTTTGATGGTAAGGTTGCAAATGATAGCAATAGCTATAAACGCATGTCTGAACTTTGTCGTCGTCTTGAAAGGAAATATGGTCTTCAAGAAGTATTAAGTCCAAGAGCATTCCAATCTCCTAAAGATAGGTTATTGCCTCGCCATGATAATAGAAAAGAAAAACTAAAAGTAGATATCCGACAGACATTAAAGTATGCCAATTCTTATCTAGAATTTGAAAGACAAATTAAGGAGTTGGGATATAAAGTTCTTAAAGGCAGGGGGATTTCTTTTATAGATGATAAAAAAGTAAAAATAAAGGGGAGCGAAGTTGGTTTTTCATTGATGAAAATTGAAAAGATATTACATCAGAAACAACAGTATGCCATGAAAAATGCTGGTGAAGAAAAAAATTATGATAGAGATAGTCAGTCAATATCTAAATCTTTTAACACTGAAAAACCAAACAAAGAAAAGCAAAGCTATAGTTTAGATAGATCAGGAGAAATAGTTATTAAAGAGGTTTTAGGAGTTATAGGACAATTAATCAATTCTGAATATGAACCGGATTATATCGATCCTGAATTACAGAGAGTGCCTCAAAAGAAAAAGAAGAAATCAGCGTTAAGGAGATGA
- a CDS encoding plasmid mobilization protein translates to MEEKEIKKNRGGRPKKAVKRDQLMAIKCTLYERKIIEAKAKKASITVSEYLREIGLTAKIDYRNKALPKEILSFAGVLNHMAANLNQIAKKRNNNDELSPLERAELKVQSEKVKDLAVQIKNFMS, encoded by the coding sequence ATGGAAGAGAAAGAAATAAAAAAGAACAGAGGAGGAAGACCCAAAAAGGCTGTAAAAAGAGATCAGCTTATGGCAATTAAATGTACGCTCTACGAGCGTAAAATAATTGAAGCCAAAGCCAAAAAAGCCAGTATAACCGTTTCCGAATATCTTCGTGAAATCGGATTAACGGCAAAGATTGATTACAGAAACAAAGCCCTTCCGAAAGAAATTCTAAGCTTTGCCGGAGTGCTTAATCACATGGCAGCTAATCTTAATCAGATAGCGAAAAAGCGAAATAACAATGATGAATTAAGTCCGCTTGAACGGGCAGAATTAAAAGTACAGTCAGAGAAGGTTAAAGATCTTGCCGTCCAAATTAAAAACTTTATGTCATGA
- a CDS encoding toprim domain-containing protein: MEKFNCKGANQIDLVNYLETLGHEPSKIKNKDYWYISPLRNENTPSFKVNQKLNLWYDHGTGKGGNVVDFGIEYFRCTVSEFLQLLNGKSISSGISLSLKNEKRQSSNLRIANEKKDNPLDKIVIVDVRTLENKLLIAYLDKRSISQEIARQHCKEVDFCLNNRKLTAIGFKNSSGGYEIRNENFKGSSSPKDITFINNQAKSVVVFEGFFDYLSYKMMNQKSVNLQTNFLILNSLSFFKKSMQLMEKHERVDLYLDRDTGGIKCTNEAVQSDSIKYIDQSFLYEQKKDLNELLNQEQQVKRGHNFRRSI; encoded by the coding sequence ATGGAAAAGTTCAATTGTAAAGGGGCAAATCAAATTGATTTAGTCAATTATCTTGAAACATTAGGGCATGAGCCATCAAAAATAAAAAACAAGGATTATTGGTATATATCACCACTTAGAAATGAAAACACACCCTCTTTTAAAGTGAATCAAAAATTAAATTTATGGTATGATCATGGAACAGGTAAAGGAGGGAATGTAGTTGATTTTGGGATTGAATATTTTAGATGCACTGTTTCGGAATTTTTACAACTTTTAAATGGCAAAAGTATTTCCTCTGGTATAAGTTTATCACTTAAGAATGAGAAGCGACAGTCTTCAAATCTAAGAATTGCAAATGAAAAGAAAGATAACCCACTTGATAAAATTGTCATTGTTGATGTACGCACATTGGAAAATAAATTGTTGATAGCTTATTTAGACAAACGAAGCATTTCACAAGAGATAGCAAGGCAACATTGTAAAGAGGTTGATTTTTGTTTAAATAATCGCAAGCTTACCGCCATCGGTTTCAAGAATAGCTCAGGAGGATACGAAATCCGAAATGAAAACTTTAAAGGTAGCAGCTCACCAAAAGATATCACTTTCATAAATAACCAAGCAAAATCAGTTGTTGTTTTTGAAGGCTTTTTTGATTATCTCTCTTATAAAATGATGAATCAAAAATCGGTTAACCTACAAACAAATTTCCTGATACTAAATTCTCTATCTTTTTTTAAGAAGTCTATGCAATTAATGGAAAAACACGAGAGAGTAGATCTCTATTTAGACAGAGATACAGGAGGGATAAAATGTACTAATGAAGCCGTGCAGAGTGATTCGATAAAATATATTGACCAAAGTTTTTTATATGAGCAAAAGAAAGATTTAAACGAATTGTTAAACCAGGAACAGCAAGTTAAACGAGGTCATAATTTTAGGCGATCTATATAA
- a CDS encoding primase-helicase family protein produces the protein MDLDIPYIRVGTSYFKIIDKPLISGDKVKVMVRWNRETIISDHGKSFLNSILKLDGFCCIPNHFGYEQIVDDFYNTYHELPSQPINKDFSIHELEKLIPNSLQFIQHIFGDQRELGLDYIKLLYEKPTQTLPILCLVSKERSTGKSSFIKWLKAIFGMNMTYIKGDSFGSQFNSDWASMLLVAIDEVFFDKKEITERLKYLSTTDKDKVEAKGKDRQEIEFFAKFILCSNNEDNFIQIDEEEIRFWIRKIRTINTEDVFFLKKLNKEIPYFLKYLQLRNYFSEQKTRMWFKPEQIMTASLLKLVNRNKEEILVLELIHECFEKMQEDELKLAPNDIFILLRKQNNRINISANEIRNILKRWGFTPEDNTKSYCGIELLSHGEYVKVDRRGRFYTIKKNLFYKIFDALMQN, from the coding sequence ATGGACTTAGATATTCCTTATATCAGAGTAGGAACTTCCTATTTCAAAATTATAGATAAACCTTTAATTTCTGGCGATAAAGTAAAAGTAATGGTGCGGTGGAATCGTGAAACAATCATTTCAGATCACGGAAAATCATTTTTGAATAGCATTCTTAAGTTAGATGGATTTTGCTGTATTCCTAATCATTTTGGTTATGAGCAAATTGTAGATGATTTCTACAATACCTATCATGAACTACCGAGTCAACCAATCAATAAGGATTTTTCAATTCATGAACTCGAAAAATTGATTCCGAATTCATTGCAATTTATTCAACATATTTTTGGAGATCAAAGAGAGTTAGGCTTAGACTACATAAAACTTTTATATGAAAAACCTACGCAGACATTGCCAATTCTTTGTTTGGTAAGCAAAGAGCGATCGACAGGGAAAAGCTCTTTTATAAAGTGGTTGAAAGCAATTTTCGGAATGAATATGACCTATATAAAAGGCGATTCGTTTGGCTCGCAGTTTAATTCTGATTGGGCAAGTATGTTACTTGTGGCCATTGATGAAGTCTTTTTTGATAAAAAAGAAATTACAGAACGTTTAAAATACCTTTCTACGACTGACAAAGATAAAGTAGAAGCAAAAGGAAAGGATCGACAAGAAATTGAATTCTTTGCAAAATTTATTCTCTGTTCTAATAATGAAGATAATTTTATTCAAATAGACGAAGAAGAAATCCGTTTTTGGATTCGTAAAATTCGTACTATAAATACAGAAGATGTATTTTTTCTTAAAAAACTGAACAAAGAAATTCCGTATTTCTTAAAGTACCTGCAATTAAGAAATTATTTTTCCGAGCAAAAAACGAGAATGTGGTTTAAACCCGAACAGATTATGACCGCTTCCTTATTAAAGCTTGTAAATCGAAATAAAGAGGAAATACTTGTGCTTGAATTGATACATGAGTGTTTTGAGAAAATGCAAGAGGATGAGTTGAAATTAGCTCCTAATGATATTTTCATTCTGCTGAGGAAGCAAAATAACAGAATAAATATTTCTGCTAATGAAATAAGAAATATTCTCAAACGATGGGGTTTTACTCCAGAAGATAATACGAAGTCTTATTGTGGAATTGAATTATTGTCGCATGGTGAGTACGTAAAAGTAGATCGAAGAGGACGTTTTTATACCATTAAAAAAAATTTGTTTTATAAAATATTTGATGCTTTGATGCAAAATTAA
- a CDS encoding helix-turn-helix domain-containing protein — MDASNFTSKIDRLELIVLELAKKQDAFIKTALMKLSLNSKDVYSSEEAAEFLSIEVKYIYQLTHQRKIRYSKKKGQKKIYFRKADLLDYLNGEIISTTEDLENINAALWKK, encoded by the coding sequence ATGGATGCAAGTAATTTTACTTCCAAAATTGATCGATTGGAATTGATCGTACTGGAACTAGCAAAGAAACAAGATGCGTTTATTAAAACGGCATTAATGAAGCTATCTTTAAATAGTAAAGATGTTTATTCTTCTGAAGAAGCTGCAGAGTTTTTATCTATAGAAGTTAAATACATTTATCAGCTTACCCACCAACGAAAGATTAGATATTCCAAGAAAAAAGGTCAAAAGAAAATCTATTTTAGAAAAGCGGATCTTCTTGATTATTTAAACGGAGAGATAATTAGTACTACTGAAGATCTTGAGAACATAAATGCTGCTTTGTGGAAAAAATAA
- the mce gene encoding methylmalonyl-CoA epimerase — protein MVNKIEHIGIAVKNMEDANILFEKLLGVPSYKEEAVESEGVLTSFFKTGTNKIELLMATNPESPIAKFLEKKEEGIHHIAFDVEDIHAEIARLKNEGFVLINEAPKKGADNKLVVFLHPKNTNGVLVELCQEIR, from the coding sequence ATGGTAAATAAGATTGAACATATCGGAATCGCAGTAAAAAACATGGAGGATGCTAATATTTTGTTCGAAAAATTATTAGGCGTTCCGTCTTATAAAGAAGAGGCAGTCGAAAGTGAAGGAGTCTTGACGTCTTTTTTTAAAACAGGAACTAATAAAATTGAACTTTTGATGGCGACAAATCCAGAAAGTCCGATTGCTAAGTTTTTAGAAAAAAAAGAAGAGGGTATTCATCACATCGCTTTTGATGTCGAAGATATCCATGCTGAGATTGCGCGCTTAAAAAACGAAGGTTTTGTATTGATAAATGAAGCGCCGAAGAAAGGAGCCGATAATAAATTGGTGGTTTTTCTGCATCCAAAAAATACAAATGGGGTTTTAGTCGAGCTTTGTCAGGAAATTAGATGA
- a CDS encoding Ig-like domain-containing protein: protein MLKNNFRYISFLLVFLMLSCAKRGSITGGLKDTLAPVLKYSSPKNMTTNFEGNEIILGFDEYVKLKNLNKQLIISPPMKHEPLILPTNASKVITIKIKDTLQPNTTYSFNFGQSIADNNEGNAINQFKYIFSTGPYIDSLSISGQIKDAYEKNVDNFVSVMLYEVNDTFKDSVIYKQSPRYITNTLDSLRTFKLENLKAGKYLLVALKDKGGNNRYNPKDDKIGFLKHYITVPNDTIFELELFKEVLPLKTFKPIQASGNRLYLPYEGKQNFKVSKPTIVLKHNNEVLETIVTAFPKKDSLQVWYKPIKADSLSLEVSRDKYNKKFSFKVKDQKKDTLNITALQNGVINFRDRFTLESATPLVKFDKSKIRLVNKDSVAVDFTTEYDEFEQKLYVDFKKEPVEKYNVTFFPGALTDFFEKTNDTLAYKLSTKEHSDYGNLVLNLQNVKRFPIIVEATNAKGDVVYASDYSEGKTKIEFNLMVPDKFTIRIIYDDNKNKRYDSGNFLDKTYAEEVFYYQTEVDVRTNWDVDQPIDLSVPFSPEVEKKKIEKKKKEDAKKRTAF, encoded by the coding sequence ATGTTGAAAAACAACTTCAGATATATTTCCTTTTTACTGGTATTTTTAATGTTGAGTTGCGCCAAAAGAGGCAGCATTACCGGCGGATTAAAAGATACGCTTGCTCCGGTTTTAAAATATAGTTCTCCAAAAAACATGACTACTAATTTTGAAGGCAACGAAATCATTTTAGGATTTGATGAATATGTGAAGCTTAAAAACCTCAACAAACAGCTTATTATTTCACCTCCTATGAAACATGAGCCGTTGATTTTACCAACCAATGCAAGTAAAGTTATTACGATAAAGATAAAAGACACTTTACAACCTAACACAACTTATAGCTTTAACTTTGGGCAAAGTATTGCAGATAATAACGAAGGAAATGCCATCAATCAATTTAAATATATTTTTTCGACAGGACCCTATATCGACTCACTTTCTATTAGTGGACAAATTAAAGATGCTTACGAAAAAAACGTAGACAATTTTGTATCTGTAATGCTTTATGAAGTAAATGATACTTTTAAAGATTCTGTAATTTACAAACAAAGCCCGAGATACATTACCAACACTTTAGACAGTTTGAGAACTTTTAAATTAGAAAATTTAAAGGCAGGAAAATATCTATTAGTAGCATTAAAAGACAAGGGCGGAAACAACAGATACAATCCTAAAGATGATAAAATTGGATTTCTAAAACATTATATCACGGTACCAAATGATACTATATTTGAATTAGAATTATTCAAGGAAGTGCTTCCGCTAAAAACCTTCAAACCTATTCAGGCATCCGGAAACAGACTTTATCTGCCTTATGAAGGGAAACAAAATTTTAAAGTTTCTAAACCCACAATTGTACTAAAACACAATAATGAAGTTTTAGAAACGATCGTGACTGCTTTTCCTAAAAAAGATTCCCTGCAAGTTTGGTACAAGCCCATAAAAGCCGATTCATTATCATTGGAAGTAAGTAGAGATAAGTACAATAAAAAGTTCTCTTTTAAAGTCAAAGATCAAAAGAAAGATACTTTGAATATTACAGCATTGCAAAATGGAGTTATTAATTTCAGGGATCGTTTTACCTTAGAATCTGCAACGCCATTGGTTAAATTCGACAAATCAAAGATTAGATTAGTCAATAAAGATTCTGTTGCTGTAGACTTTACAACAGAATACGATGAATTTGAACAAAAATTATATGTTGACTTTAAAAAAGAACCAGTCGAAAAATACAATGTCACCTTTTTTCCAGGTGCATTAACTGATTTCTTCGAAAAAACTAATGATACTCTGGCTTATAAATTAAGTACAAAAGAACACTCTGACTACGGAAATCTTGTTTTGAATTTACAAAACGTAAAACGTTTCCCCATTATAGTTGAGGCAACCAACGCGAAAGGAGATGTTGTGTATGCAAGTGATTACTCTGAAGGCAAAACCAAAATTGAATTTAATTTAATGGTTCCTGATAAATTCACCATTCGAATTATCTACGACGACAATAAGAATAAAAGGTATGACTCAGGAAACTTTTTAGATAAAACCTATGCAGAGGAAGTCTTTTACTACCAAACAGAAGTTGACGTACGAACCAATTGGGATGTTGATCAGCCAATTGATTTAAGCGTTCCTTTTAGTCCTGAAGTAGAAAAGAAGAAAATCGAGAAAAAGAAAAAAGAAGACGCTAAAAAGAGAACGGCATTCTAG
- a CDS encoding amidohydrolase — MKIALIQSDLYWEDASKNRKSFESKINQIDSDVNLVVLPEMFSTGFTMNAPEVAEIMQGETVLWLQSLAKQKNFAITGSLIIVENEKYYNRMLFVFPSGEIQYYDKRHLFSLAGEDKFYTSGKEKVIVEYLDWKICLQVCYDLRFPVFARNVENYDLLLYVANWPKVRTNAWDTLLKARAIENLSYVVGVNRVGLDANNYEHVGHSQVVDFLGNFILEPQETEAVFIVELDKSGMLETRKKLDFLSDRDFFEIKI, encoded by the coding sequence ATGAAAATAGCACTTATACAATCAGATCTTTATTGGGAAGATGCTTCTAAAAACAGAAAAAGCTTTGAATCGAAAATAAATCAGATCGATTCTGATGTTAATTTAGTAGTTCTTCCTGAGATGTTTTCAACAGGATTTACAATGAATGCTCCCGAAGTTGCTGAAATTATGCAGGGTGAAACCGTATTATGGCTTCAATCTTTGGCAAAACAAAAAAACTTCGCCATTACGGGAAGTTTGATTATTGTTGAAAATGAAAAGTATTATAACAGAATGCTGTTTGTTTTTCCGTCAGGAGAAATTCAGTATTATGACAAGCGACATTTGTTTTCGCTTGCCGGAGAAGATAAATTTTACACGAGCGGAAAAGAGAAAGTAATTGTAGAATATCTGGACTGGAAAATTTGTTTACAGGTTTGTTACGACTTAAGGTTTCCGGTTTTTGCCCGAAATGTCGAAAACTATGACTTGCTTTTATATGTTGCCAATTGGCCAAAAGTACGTACCAACGCCTGGGATACTTTGCTAAAAGCACGAGCAATCGAAAATCTAAGTTATGTAGTGGGCGTAAACAGGGTAGGGCTGGATGCCAACAATTACGAACACGTAGGGCATTCGCAAGTTGTTGATTTTCTAGGGAATTTTATTTTAGAACCTCAAGAAACCGAAGCTGTTTTTATTGTTGAATTAGATAAAAGTGGAATGCTGGAAACTCGTAAAAAACTCGATTTCTTAAGTGATAGAGATTTTTTCGAAATTAAAATCTAG
- a CDS encoding SusC/RagA family TonB-linked outer membrane protein — MKTKLISLVFIGGMIFSANAKEAAIKKHLFEQKSNQTEISGQVVGQDDGMPIAGATIYAKGNNKIATITDETGKFKLNVPENETHIIVTYMGYASLEYKLDNKQDLVISLKPAENVLDQVLVTALGVKKSSKSVAYAVTELKGTEFTKAKETNIANALVGKIAGVNVSSTATGPNGSSRVVIRGNGSLNGNNQPMYVVNDLPIDNTQLNLPGIGNGPGSTRINVDRGDGTSVINADDIKTITVLKGGTAAALYGANAANGVILIQTKRGSAQKGIGVDYNTSFTFETPSIIPDWQYEYGSGAGGKKPTTQAEAIADGRWSWGAKMDGTNVIQFDGVARPYVAQKNNIKNFYETGTTFINSLALSGGNEKATGRLSFSNMDNQGVVPNSDFNRKSINIASNVNLTNWLKFDVVAQYNLEKSNNRVTVSDAEANPNWGTYMIANTVDIRNLAPGYDANGVEEAWNPVAVATNPYFVVNKIKNNDTKNRFIGMLNVKLNFTPELFLQGRIGQDFTDYEFFGYIPKTTLNNPIGYAQGSRMKISNLNSEAILNYTKKNIYNNFSLNALVGVNSRTNLRDETRVEGSGFVLDDFYALSNLSTLTYSYPYGKTKTNSVYGAADFDYKNIVFLNITGRQDWFSTLSKENNTVFYPSVGTSIIVSDIIKMPDFISFAKLRTSWAQVGGATPDPYALNQSYSMIQGGHNGQQLQGPTSSRVPNATLSPLTSTTFEIGTDLGFFNNRLNLDFAYYNRATTNDIVETTISNASGSSTALLNLGKMRNKGVEVLLSGKIINSENFSWDASFNGSYNQNTVEALTDQLNSITMATSVNGYVTITSDVGRPYSIIKGYKPRVDANGNTVYNVSGGSATIAQGPLEELGQGVHPWAAGISNEFKYKNISFSFLIDGKFGGSLYSGTDLYGTRMGLTKLTLEGRENGLPIKGVDTNGNPVDMVIAPENLRTYYDGLRNISSTFVYDASFVKLRQIILGYDLPIQKIKGLSKLQGASVSFIARNLFILYKKTPNVDPESVFSAGNAQGVEQFGVPKTRSFGLSLNVKF; from the coding sequence ATGAAAACAAAGCTAATTTCATTAGTGTTTATTGGGGGGATGATCTTCTCAGCAAATGCAAAAGAGGCTGCAATTAAAAAGCACCTTTTTGAACAAAAAAGCAATCAGACAGAAATTTCAGGCCAGGTAGTTGGTCAGGATGACGGAATGCCAATTGCCGGAGCAACGATTTATGCAAAAGGCAATAATAAAATAGCAACCATAACTGACGAAACCGGAAAATTCAAACTAAATGTTCCGGAAAACGAAACTCACATCATCGTTACTTACATGGGTTATGCCTCTTTAGAATATAAATTAGACAATAAACAAGATTTAGTTATAAGCTTAAAACCAGCCGAAAATGTTTTAGATCAGGTTTTGGTTACGGCATTAGGAGTTAAAAAAAGCAGCAAATCTGTTGCATATGCAGTTACGGAATTAAAAGGAACCGAATTTACAAAAGCGAAAGAAACCAATATCGCAAATGCATTAGTCGGGAAAATTGCCGGCGTAAACGTGAGCAGCACCGCAACTGGCCCTAACGGTTCGAGCAGGGTTGTAATAAGAGGTAACGGATCATTAAACGGAAATAACCAACCGATGTATGTGGTCAACGATTTACCTATTGACAATACTCAATTGAACTTACCAGGAATTGGAAACGGGCCTGGATCTACCAGAATAAATGTTGACCGAGGTGACGGAACATCTGTTATCAATGCTGATGATATTAAAACTATTACAGTTCTAAAAGGTGGAACGGCCGCTGCATTATACGGCGCAAACGCTGCAAATGGTGTTATTTTAATTCAGACCAAAAGAGGATCTGCTCAAAAAGGAATTGGAGTAGATTATAATACTTCATTTACTTTCGAAACGCCATCAATCATACCTGATTGGCAATATGAATACGGTTCAGGAGCGGGTGGAAAAAAACCAACAACCCAAGCTGAAGCTATTGCAGACGGGCGCTGGTCTTGGGGAGCTAAAATGGACGGAACGAATGTTATTCAGTTTGACGGAGTTGCAAGACCTTATGTAGCGCAAAAAAATAACATCAAAAACTTTTACGAAACAGGAACTACATTCATTAACTCTCTGGCTTTATCAGGAGGAAACGAAAAAGCTACAGGACGTCTTTCTTTTTCAAATATGGACAATCAGGGTGTGGTACCAAATTCTGATTTTAATCGAAAAAGCATTAACATCGCGAGTAACGTAAACCTGACAAATTGGTTGAAGTTTGATGTTGTAGCGCAATACAATTTAGAGAAATCAAATAACAGAGTTACCGTTTCTGATGCTGAAGCAAATCCAAACTGGGGAACGTATATGATTGCTAATACAGTTGACATTAGAAATCTTGCTCCGGGATATGATGCAAATGGCGTAGAAGAAGCATGGAATCCTGTTGCAGTCGCTACAAATCCTTATTTTGTAGTAAATAAAATTAAAAACAACGATACCAAAAATCGCTTTATCGGGATGTTGAATGTAAAATTGAACTTTACACCAGAATTATTCCTTCAAGGTCGAATTGGTCAGGATTTTACGGATTATGAATTCTTTGGATACATCCCAAAAACAACTTTAAACAATCCTATTGGTTACGCTCAGGGCTCAAGAATGAAAATATCAAACCTGAATTCAGAAGCCATTTTGAATTATACTAAGAAAAACATCTATAATAATTTCTCTTTAAATGCTTTAGTTGGGGTTAACTCCCGTACCAACCTAAGAGACGAAACCAGAGTTGAAGGTTCAGGTTTTGTACTGGATGATTTTTATGCTTTAAGTAATTTATCGACGTTAACTTATAGCTATCCTTACGGAAAAACCAAAACAAATTCGGTTTATGGTGCTGCAGATTTTGATTATAAAAACATCGTGTTTTTGAACATTACAGGTCGCCAGGATTGGTTTTCTACACTTTCAAAAGAAAACAATACTGTATTTTATCCGTCTGTTGGAACAAGTATAATAGTTTCAGACATTATAAAAATGCCGGATTTTATTTCATTTGCAAAACTAAGAACTTCATGGGCTCAGGTTGGTGGTGCAACACCGGATCCTTACGCATTAAACCAATCGTATTCGATGATTCAGGGCGGACACAATGGTCAGCAATTGCAAGGGCCAACAAGTTCTAGAGTTCCTAATGCAACTTTAAGCCCATTAACCTCTACTACATTTGAAATTGGAACGGATTTAGGATTTTTCAACAATCGCTTAAATCTTGATTTTGCTTACTACAACCGCGCCACAACAAATGACATTGTCGAAACTACAATATCAAATGCATCAGGATCTAGCACCGCTTTATTAAATCTTGGAAAAATGAGAAATAAAGGGGTTGAAGTTTTATTGAGTGGAAAAATCATCAATTCTGAAAATTTCTCCTGGGATGCAAGTTTCAACGGATCATACAACCAAAATACAGTTGAAGCACTTACAGATCAACTGAACTCAATCACGATGGCAACATCTGTAAACGGATATGTAACCATAACAAGTGATGTTGGCCGCCCTTACAGCATTATAAAAGGATACAAACCTCGTGTAGATGCCAACGGAAATACTGTTTATAATGTAAGCGGGGGTTCTGCCACTATTGCACAAGGTCCGCTTGAAGAATTAGGTCAGGGAGTTCATCCTTGGGCAGCGGGAATTAGCAATGAATTCAAATACAAAAATATCTCTTTCAGCTTTTTGATTGATGGTAAATTTGGAGGAAGCTTATATTCCGGAACTGACTTGTACGGAACTCGTATGGGATTGACAAAACTAACGCTTGAAGGCCGCGAAAATGGCTTACCAATAAAAGGTGTTGATACCAACGGAAATCCTGTTGATATGGTTATTGCTCCTGAAAACCTAAGAACGTATTACGACGGTTTAAGAAACATTTCATCAACATTTGTTTACGATGCAAGTTTTGTAAAACTAAGACAAATAATCTTGGGGTATGATTTACCAATTCAAAAGATAAAAGGATTATCAAAACTTCAGGGAGCTTCTGTTTCATTTATTGCCAGAAACTTATTCATCCTTTACAAGAAAACACCAAACGTAGATCCGGAATCTGTATTTAGTGCAGGAAATGCTCAGGGTGTAGAACAATTTGGAGTGCCAAAAACCAGAAGTTTCGGTTTAAGTTTAAATGTAAAATTTTAA